A part of Halictus rubicundus isolate RS-2024b chromosome 4, iyHalRubi1_principal, whole genome shotgun sequence genomic DNA contains:
- the LOC143353349 gene encoding ribosome biogenesis protein BRX1 homolog — protein MDEPSARKVKWINKQRVLVFATRGISYRHRHLMDDLKTLMPHHRPESKMERTKNLQVVNEICEMKNCNKTILFEGRRKRDLYMWFSNISDGPSAKFLVENIYTMGELKMTGNCLKGSRPLLSFDENFASKPHYSLLKELFIQIFGVPNHHPKSQPFYDHVYTFSILDNRIWFRNFQILTEDGGLAEIGPRFVLNPVKIYNGSFGGEALWENPTYISPTKFRQSINKKAAGKYINKVEQKLVQEISKPKESYSLNPIDEIFKGDPLVKAKELEEKEAKIIEINERVKRSKTNKVKLKKNVTKQIGNKLKKTSLKNKTSFKKKTSLKNKASFKKKTSFKKKTKN, from the exons ACTAGAGGAATCAGTTACAGACATCGTCATCTTATGGATGATTTGAAGACTCTCATGCCTCATCACCGACCAGAATCAAAAATGGAACGCACTAAAAATTTACAAGTTGTAAATGAAATatgtgaaatgaaaaattgtaataaaacaatattatttgaaGGCAGAAGAAAAAGGGATCTCTACATGTGGTTTTCTAATATCTCTGATGGACCAAGCGCTAAATTTCTTGTAGAGAATA tctATACAATGGGAGAATTAAAAATGActggaaattgtttaaagggTTCTCGTCCCTTGTTAtcatttgatgaaaattttGCCAGTAAACCACATTATAGTCtcttaaaagaattatttattcaaatatttGGTGTGCCAAACCATCACCCTAAGAGTCAACCATTTTATGACCATGTGTATACATTTAGTATATTAGACAACAGAATATGGTttagaaattttcaaattttaactGAAGATGGTGGTTTAGCTGAAATTGGTCCAAGATTTGTATTAAATCCAGTCAAAATATATAATGGAAGTTTTGGAGGAGAAGCACTTTGGGAAAATCCTACTTATATTTCACCAACAAAG TTTCGCCAATCTATAAATAAAAAAGCTGCTGGTAAATATATAAACAAGGTAGAACAGAAGTTGGTTCAAGAAATTAGTAAGCCAAAAGAATCATATTCACTGAACCCAATTGATGAGATATTCAAAGGTGACCCATTAGTAAAAGCCAAAGAATTAGAAGAAAAGGAagcaaaaataatagaaatcaATGAACGAGTCAAAAgaagtaaaactaataaagttaaactaaagaaaaatgttacaaaacaaataggaaataaattaaagaaaactAGTTTGAAAAACAAAACAAGTTTCAAGAAGAAAACAAGCTTGAAAAACAAAGCAAGTTTCAAGAAGAAAACAAGTTTCAAGAAGAAgacaaaaaattaa
- the Ctl1 gene encoding choline transporter-like protein 1: MSCCSGDDDEEQRPDPTRVRECTDIFWLCFFIAFWFFMILIAAFALVYGSPLRLINGYDSFGNTCGMKNNPKFGSMELSGQDTSDKPYLFFLDISNVSQSLKICVKKCPDRKMTTMNDICKFYEETGSQLCHDKPGNDFSACSNGNKENKTGSCPGFPVHNSIPVLNRCIPKTIKEVGETVVANLYGLINSWDVIEQILGDLYKTWREILALSFLAFVLSLFMIAIFHLLASIVTWIVIVLVSIATTAGTVLLWWTYIEIKRTLDKTDQNQLLEESVRNERAFLIFSIVATIITVILLLLLSILRKRIGFMTALFRESAKCLAELPGLFFQPLLTFSALILFFAFWVTVVLCLATANYPGTKSVQMYKNHIFDPLNLSSIGEKSAIIEEKKIDFSLGSFKTFTLVEYVDPTWVKYMWWVYIIGLIWTSEFIISCQDMVISGAVAHWYFRGKDASTSPVCSAMGNLVYYHLGSVACGSFLITLFKLPRLILTYLHTKFKKNTETSPCAQCGLKCCICCFYCLEKFIRYMNHNAYTVVAIEGTHFCNAAKIAFTALVSNALQLAVINGVGDFILFLGKCFVTAATGSIGLIFMKQDPRLHFYAAPIFVICVFSFFIAHSIISLYETVIDTLFLCICEDKNLNGDNGKWRQSALAQIGSNNNANGQQSQELTPMNT; this comes from the exons ATGTCTTGTTGTTCAGGTGACGACGATGAAGAACAACGACCAGATCCAACACGTGTACGAGAATGCACGGATATTTTTTGGCTCTGTTTCTTCATAGCATTTTGGTTTTTTATG ATATTAATAGCAGCTTTTGCTCTTGTATATGGCAGTCCTTTGAGACTCATAAATGGGTATGACAGTTTTGGAAACACTTGTGGTATGAAAAATAATCCAAAGTTTGGTAGCATGGAGCTTTCAGGACAAGATACTAGTGacaagcc atATCTGTTCTTTTTAGACATATCCAATGTCTCGCAGTCTTTAAAAATTTGTGTGAAAAAGTGTCCAGATAGAAAAATGACAACAATGAATGATATATGTAAATTTTATGAGGAAACAGGATCACAACTGTGTCATGATAAACCAGGAAATGATTTTAGTGCCTGCAGTAATGgaaacaaagaaaataaaacagGATCTTGTCCTGGATTTCCAGTACATAACAGTATACCTGTTCTTAATCGTTGTATTCCAAAAACAATTAAGGAAGTAGGAGAAACTGTAGTTGCCAATTTGTATGGTCTAATTAATTCGTGGGATGTTATAGAACAGATATTGGGAGATTTGTATAAAACCTGGAGAGAGATTTTGGCTTTATCATTCTTGGCCTTTG TTTTATCTCTTTTTATGATTGCCATCTTCCATTTATTGGCATCTATTGTAACATGGATTGTAATTGTTCTTGTCAGTATTGCAACCACAG CCGGTACAGTTTTATTATGGTGGACATATATAGAAATTAAAAGAACTTTAGATAAAACTGATCAAAATCAACTACTCGAGGAATCAGTTAGAAATGAAAGAGCATTCCTGATTTTCTCTATTGTTGCAACAATAATAACT GTCATTCTATTACTTCTATTGAGTATATTACGCAAACGTATTGGATTCATGACAGCATTATTTAGAGAAAGTGCAAAATGCTTGGCAGAACTGCCAGGTTTATTTTTTCAACCTTTGCTTACGTTTAGTGccttaatattatttttcgcatTTTGGGTAACTGTAGTCCTTTGTCTCGCAACTGCAA ATTATCCTGGAACAAAATCTGTCCAAATGTATAAAAACCACATATTTGATCCCTTAAATTTGAGTTCAATTGGAGAGAAGAGCGCCATTattgaagaaaagaaaattgactTCTCATTGGGTTCCTTTAAAA CTTTTACTCTAGTCGAGTACGTTGATCCAACTTGGGTGAAGTATATGTGGTGGGTGTATATCATAGGATTGATATGGACCtctgaatttattatttcttgtcAAGACATGGTAATATCAGGAGCTGTTGCTCATTGGTATTTTag AGGAAAAGATGCTAGTACGTCTCCAGTATGCTCTGCTATGGGAAATTTAGTTTATTACCATCTAGGCTCTGTAGCTTGTGGCTCATTCCTAATAACACTTTTCAAATTACCCCGTTTAATTTTAACATACCTGCACACTAA ATTtaagaaaaatacagaaactTCTCCATGTGCTCAGTGCGGTTTAAAATGTTGCATTTGTTGCTTCTATTGTCtagaaaaatttattcgatACATGAACCACAATGCATATACCGTTGTTGCTATAGAGGGGACACACTTTTGTAATGCTGCTAAAATT GCATTTACAGCGCTCGTTAGTAATGCATTGCAACTAGCTGTAATAAATGGAGTAGGCGATTTTATCCTATTCCTGGGCAAATGTTTTGTCACAGCTGCAACTGGAAGTATTGGATTAATATTTATGAAACAAGATCCAAGATTACATTTTTATGCTGCACCAATCTTTGTTATTTGCGTTTTTTCATTCTTCATTGCTCACAGCATTATTTCTCTTTACGAG ACAGTGATAGATACGCTGTTCCTCTGCATTTGTGAAGACAAAAATTTGAATGGTGACAATGGAAAATGGCGTCAATCAGCGCTAGCACAAATTGGTTCTAATAATAATGCAAACGGACAACAATCTCAAGAATTAACACCAATGAATACATAA
- the Hakai gene encoding E3 ubiquitin-protein ligase Hakai produces MEEDGGKRMRGRTRGRARGRARGRARGRSKKQVKVIESDEEDTTQQVEETPAETAGAELEEHEAPPVQQPPLEQQFDLEADISQLEAPTFTTINRGPPEPMLRLRWDHRVNLIGEKVLNPMIHCCDKCLKPILIYGRMIPCKHVFCLSCAKREDKVCPRCMEKVSRVEQTGLGTVFMCTHGGTRYGNAGCRRTYLSQRDLQAHINHRHISAPPQQVQGMQVDPPQYVHTKSEIELTKVPSVAMQNTRIKSVQSHMVQPIMGNDPRVNSMVSQTPVEHRQQHRPQSLISMQNYSQTSAPPPSNNAPLRTNLITVPIQDTSITSHDIHSQQSHHYYPPPPQVNYGGYNVPPPVSQTQQYYPQPQHPAQVSYVPPPPPQQQQYVSSTPTSIRPSPTGYIQDPSYGPPPPQQQAPPPQSQWSQHQQQFYR; encoded by the exons ATGGAGGAAGATGGTGGTAAAAGAATGAGAGGTAGGACTCGTGGTAGAGCACGTGGTCGAGCACGAGGTCGTGCCAGAGGTAGATCTAAAAAACAAGTAAAG GTTATTGAAAGCGATGAGGAAGATACTACTCAACAAGTTGAAGAAACTCCAGCAGAAACGGCTGGAGCAGAATTGGAAGAGCATGAAGCTCCTCCAGTCCAACAACCTCCCTTGGAGCAACAGTTTGATTTGGAGGCTGACATATCGCAACTGGAGGCTCCAACTTTCACAACTATCAACAGAGGACCCCCTGAGCCAATGCTCCGTTTAAGATGGGACCATAGAGTTAATCTTATTGGAGAGAAAGTTTTAAATCCTATGATACACTGTTGTGACAAGTGTTTGAAACCAATCCTCATTTATGGACGTATG ATACCTTGTAAACACGTGTTTTGCTTGTCTTGTGCTAAAAGGGAAGACAAAGTTTGTCCACGTTGTATGGAGAAAGTTTCCAGAGTGGAACAAACTGGTTTGGGTACTGTATTCATGTGCACACATGGAGGAACTAGATATGGAAATGCAGGATGCAGAAGAACATATCTTAGTCAAAGAGATCTACAG GCTCATATAAATCATCGTCATATCTCAGCTCCGCCGCAACAAGTTCAAGGGATGCAAGTTGATCCTCCTCAATATGTGCATACTAAGTCAGAAATAGAGTTAACAAAAGTTCCATCTGTTGCTATGCAGAATACTCGTATAAAGTCAGTGCAATCGCATATGGTTCAGCCAATAATGGGAAACGATCCCAGAGTGAATTCTATGGTCAGTCAAACACCAGTGGAGCATAGGCAACAGCATAGGCCACAGTCACTTATATCGATGCAGAATTACTCTCAAACTTCTGCGCCGCCACCATCGAATAACGCTCCATTAAGAACAAATCTAATAACTGTACCTATTCAAGATACATCCATAACGTCACACGACATACATTCACAACAAAGTCATCATTATTATCCTCCCCCGCCACAAGTTaattatggaggatataatgtACCACCTCCAGTTTCACAGACGCAACAGTACTATCCACAGCCACAACATCCTGCTCAAGTATCTTATGTTCCACCACCTCCGCCACAGCAACAACAATATGTATCATCAACGCCAACTTCGATAAGGCCATCTCCAACAGGGTATATACAAGATCCGTCGTATGGGCCACCACCGCCTCAACAGCAAGCTCCACCTCCTCAAAGTCAATGGTCACAGCATCAGCAACAGTTTTATAGGTAA
- the LOC143353347 gene encoding transmembrane protein 115 has protein sequence MAAIKGLGRNIPYLRQQFAALLGNTSTSVKFICIVVLFSYCLSFSSEAIRILSVTPGYLLTPAFWIWTAFTFCFLEIHFWEVCVDIVTVGLCGKLIEPLWGAMEMMTFFAIVNVGVAVLSALFYLFLYMCTSDPDLLFGIHIHGLTGYIAGVAVAVKQIMPDHILVKTPIGKITNRNIPLMVWILGVLLWLFGLLESTNPTMFLSGLLVSWIYLRFYQKHNNGTRGDMADNFAFASFFPNVLQPPIALVSNTIHGFFVRIGLCRKVVRRFDMSNAPPGLVINLPGIDPHDSDRRRQIALKALSERLSKDHAKPWQQDRAKKHSPVPPAVSIPIPESSTPKPLASPLIPQVSVNIHNHTSTNT, from the exons ATGGCAGCGATAAAGGGCCTGGGTAGAAATATTCCCTATCTGAGGCAACAATTCGCTGCCCTTTTAGGAAATACCAGTACCAGTGTCAAATTCATATGCATCGTAGTATTGTTCTCCTATTGTCTTTCTTTTTCGTCGGAAGCAATACGTATTCTGAGTGTGACACCAGGTTACTTACTGACTCCAGCTTTTTGGATCTGGACGGCGTTTACCTTTTGTTTCCTTGAGATACATTTTTGGGAAGTATGCGTGGACATTGTCACAGTGGGACTCTGCGGCAAATTGATCGAACCGCTATGGGGCGCGATGGAAATGATGACTTTCTTCGCGATAGTTAATGTTGGCGTTGCTGTGCTGTCAgccttattttatttatttttgtatatgTGTACCAGCGATCCAGATTTACTGTTTGGCATACACATTCATGGATTAACTGGATATATCGCAG GTGTTGCGGTAGCTGTAAAACAAATAATGCCAGATCATATTTTAGTTAAAACACCGATAGGAAAAATTACGAATAGAAACATACCGTTGATGGTATGGATTTTGGGCGTGTTACTATGGCTCTTTGGATTATTGGAAAGCACTAATCCAACTATGTTTCTCAGTGGGTTATTAGTATCATGGATATATCTTAGATTTTATCAGAAACATAATAATGGTACACGCGGCGATATGGCAGATAATTTTGCGTTCGCAAG CTTTTTCCCTAATGTTTTACAACCACCGATAGCACTTGTAAGTAATACAATACACGGATTCTTTGTACGTATTGGACTATGTAGAAAAGTAGTTAGAAGATTCGATATGTCCAATGCCCCCCCTGGGTTGGTTATAAATCTTCCAGGTATTGACCCACACGACAGTGATAGGAGAAG GCAAATAGCATTGAAAGCCTTAAGTGAAAGGTTAAGTAAGGATCATGCGAAGCCATGGCAGCAAGATCGAGCCAAGAAACACTCTCCAGTTCCTCCTGCAGTTTCAATTCCAATTCCCGAATCTAGTACACCTAAACCACTTGCATCCCCTCTCATTCCGCAAGTTAGTGTAAACATACATAATCACACCTCTACTAACACGTGA